A region from the Hippopotamus amphibius kiboko isolate mHipAmp2 chromosome 15, mHipAmp2.hap2, whole genome shotgun sequence genome encodes:
- the RNF126 gene encoding E3 ubiquitin-protein ligase RNF126 isoform X3: MAEASPQPGRYFCHCCSVEIVPRLPDYICPRCESGFIEELPEETRSAENGAAPSTAPADQSRQQPFENVDQPLFTLPQGYGHFAFGIFDDSFELPTFPPGAQADDGRDTESRREREQHSRHRIIQQLVNGIITPAAIPSLGLGPWGVLHSNPMDYAWGANGLDAIITQLLNQFENTGPPPADKEKIQALPTVPVTEEHVGSGLECPVCKDDYGLGERVRQLPCNHLFHDGCIVPWLEQLARQREPGQQLLSAPAGPQGEPRAAGRVGGRRGPHTPCARGRRCRRARRGRGSEDPPRQAAEGARPPQGRARHRARAASPPVGH; the protein is encoded by the exons ATGGCCGAGGCGTCGCCGCAGCCCGGACGGTACTTCTGCCACTGCTGCTCGGTCGAGATCGTGCCGCGCCTGCCG GATTACATCTGCCCAAGATGCGAGTCTGGGTTTATCGAGGAGCTTCCAGAAGAGACCAG GAGTGCAGAGAACGGCGCGGCCCCCTCCACAGCCCCCGCGGACCAGAGCCGGCAGCAGCCGTTCGAG AACGTGGACCAGCCCCTGTTCACGCTGCCGCAGGGCTACGGGCACTTCGCGTTCGGCATCTTTGACGACAGCTTCGAGCTCCCCACGTTCCCCCCCGGGGCGCAGGCCGATGACGGCAGGGACACCGAGAGccggagggagagagagcagcaCTCCCGGCACCG GATCATCCAGCAGCTGGTCAACGGCATCATCACGCCGGCCGCCAtccccagcctgggcctgggcccctg GGGCGTCCTGCACTCAAACCCCATGGACTACGCCTGGGGGGCCAACGGCCTGGACGCCATCATCACACAG CTCCTCAATCAGTTTGAAAACACGGGCCCCCCGCCCGCAGACAAGGAGAAAATCCAGGCCCTCCCCACCGTCCCTGTGACCGAGGAGCACGTCG GCTCCGGGCTGGAGTGCCCCGTGTGCAAGGACGACTACGGGCTGGGGGAGCGCGTGCGGCAGCTGCCCTGCAACCACCTCTTCCACGACGGCTGCATCGTGCCCTGGCTGGAGCAG ctcgcCCGGCAACGAGAACCCGGCCAGCAGCTCCTGAGCGCCCCGGCCGGCCCCCAGGGCGAGCCCCGGGCCGCGGGTCGGGTCGGCGGGCGCCGCGGCCCCCACACCCCCTGCGCCCGCGGACGGCGGTGCCGCCGGGCCCGCCGCGGCAGGGGCTCGGAGGACCCGCCCCGCCAGGCAGCGGAGGGAGCCCGGCCTCCCCAGGGACGGGCCAGGCACCGGGCACGCGCCGCCTCCCCTCCCGTCGGTCACTGA
- the RNF126 gene encoding E3 ubiquitin-protein ligase RNF126 isoform X5, translating into MAEASPQPGRYFCHCCSVEIVPRLPDYICPRCESGFIEELPEETRSAENGAAPSTAPADQSRQQPFENVDQPLFTLPQGYGHFAFGIFDDSFELPTFPPGAQADDGRDTESRREREQHSRHRIIQQLVNGIITPAAIPSLGLGPWGVLHSNPMDYAWGANGLDAIITQLLNQFENTGPPPADKEKIQALPTVPVTEEHVGSGLECPVCKDDYGLGERVRQLPCNHLFHDGCIVPWLEQHDSCPVCRKSLTGQNTATDPPGLAGVSFSSSSSSSSSSPGNENPASSS; encoded by the exons ATGGCCGAGGCGTCGCCGCAGCCCGGACGGTACTTCTGCCACTGCTGCTCGGTCGAGATCGTGCCGCGCCTGCCG GATTACATCTGCCCAAGATGCGAGTCTGGGTTTATCGAGGAGCTTCCAGAAGAGACCAG GAGTGCAGAGAACGGCGCGGCCCCCTCCACAGCCCCCGCGGACCAGAGCCGGCAGCAGCCGTTCGAG AACGTGGACCAGCCCCTGTTCACGCTGCCGCAGGGCTACGGGCACTTCGCGTTCGGCATCTTTGACGACAGCTTCGAGCTCCCCACGTTCCCCCCCGGGGCGCAGGCCGATGACGGCAGGGACACCGAGAGccggagggagagagagcagcaCTCCCGGCACCG GATCATCCAGCAGCTGGTCAACGGCATCATCACGCCGGCCGCCAtccccagcctgggcctgggcccctg GGGCGTCCTGCACTCAAACCCCATGGACTACGCCTGGGGGGCCAACGGCCTGGACGCCATCATCACACAG CTCCTCAATCAGTTTGAAAACACGGGCCCCCCGCCCGCAGACAAGGAGAAAATCCAGGCCCTCCCCACCGTCCCTGTGACCGAGGAGCACGTCG GCTCCGGGCTGGAGTGCCCCGTGTGCAAGGACGACTACGGGCTGGGGGAGCGCGTGCGGCAGCTGCCCTGCAACCACCTCTTCCACGACGGCTGCATCGTGCCCTGGCTGGAGCAG CACGACAGCTGCCCCGTCTGCCGAAAAAGCCTCACGGGACAGAACACGGCCACCGACCCCCCGGGCCTGGCTGGGGtgagcttctcctcctcctcgtcctcctcctccagctcgcCCGGCAACGAGAACCCGGCCAGCAGCTCCTGA
- the FGF22 gene encoding fibroblast growth factor 22, with translation MRPLGSESVNVYCIRLAGPRAPGVSENDEQTDTRGGRSGSPNGRRGGPGPAPVARRTAPCGSGPASREPPRPGPGSARVGSRPRPAAGPAHSGPAPPTAAPAPPPRRPIGPRGEAAAGRRARGRARPAVAGPGVAPAGARARRRGHPRQSAEAARLPAPGGRRALAAPLLLHPLLPARGPRRPSIFQIRSIRVGVVALKAVHTGLYVAMKRRGRLHGSRVCAVHCRFRERIEENGSRTYASARWRHGGRPRFLALDGRGAPRRGGRTRRHHPSAHFLPVLVS, from the exons ATGAGGCCGCTTGGCTCTGAGTCTGTGAATGTTTACTGCATTCGcctggcagggcccagggcaccGGGCGTGTCTGAAAACGATGAGCAG ACAGACACGCGCGGAGGCCGGAGCGGCTCCCCGAACGGGCGCCGCGGGggtcccggccccgcccccgtgGCTCGTCGCACCGCCCCCTGCGGCTCTGGCCCCGCCTCCCGGGagccgccccggcccggcccgggctCCGCACGGGTGGGCTCCCGGCCCCGCCCGGCAGCCGGCCCCGCCCActccggcccggccccgcccaccgcggcgccggccccgcccccgaggCGCCCTATTGGCCCGCGAGGGGAGGCCGCGGCGGGGAGGCGGGCGCGGGGCCGTGCGCGGCCGGCCGTGGCTGGGCCTGGCGTGGCTCCTGCTGGCGCGCGCGCCCGGCGCCGCGGGCACCCCCGGCAGTCGGCGGAGGCCGCGCGGCTCCCCGCACCTGGAGGGCGACGTGCGCTGGCGGCGCCTCTTCTCCTCCACCCACTTCTTCCTGCGCGTGGCCCCCGGCGGCCGA GCATCTTCCAGATCCGCTCCATCCGCGTGGGCGTCGTGGCGCTCAAGGCCGTGCACACCGGCCTCTACGTGGCGATGAAGCGCCGCGGCCGCCTCCACGGGTCG CGGGTCTGCGCTGTGCACTGCAGGTTCCGCGAGCGCATCGAGGAGAACGGCTCCCGCACCTACGCGTCCGCGCGCTGGCGCCACGGCGGCCGGCCCAGGTTCCTGGCGCTGGACGGGCGGGGGGCCCCGAGGCGCGGGGGCCGCACGCGACGACACCACCCGTCCGCTCACTTCCTGCCTGTCCTGGTCTCCTGA
- the RNF126 gene encoding E3 ubiquitin-protein ligase RNF126 isoform X4, translating into MAEASPQPGRYFCHCCSVEIVPRLPDYICPRCESGFIEELPEETRSAENGAAPSTAPADQSRQQPFENVDQPLFTLPQGYGHFAFGIFDDSFELPTFPPGAQADDGRDTESRREREQHSRHRYGARQPRARLTARRATGRHEGVPTLEGIIQQLVNGIITPAAIPSLGLGPWGVLHSNPMDYAWGANGLDAIITQLLNQFENTGPPPADKEKIQALPTVPVTEEHVGSGLECPVCKDDYGLGERVRQLPCNHLFHDGCIVPWLEQHDSCPVCRKSLTGQNTATDPPGLAGVSFSSSSSSSSSSPGNENPASSS; encoded by the exons ATGGCCGAGGCGTCGCCGCAGCCCGGACGGTACTTCTGCCACTGCTGCTCGGTCGAGATCGTGCCGCGCCTGCCG GATTACATCTGCCCAAGATGCGAGTCTGGGTTTATCGAGGAGCTTCCAGAAGAGACCAG GAGTGCAGAGAACGGCGCGGCCCCCTCCACAGCCCCCGCGGACCAGAGCCGGCAGCAGCCGTTCGAG AACGTGGACCAGCCCCTGTTCACGCTGCCGCAGGGCTACGGGCACTTCGCGTTCGGCATCTTTGACGACAGCTTCGAGCTCCCCACGTTCCCCCCCGGGGCGCAGGCCGATGACGGCAGGGACACCGAGAGccggagggagagagagcagcaCTCCCGGCACCGGTACGGCGCCCGACAGCCCCGCGCCCGCCTCACCGCGCGGCGGGCCACCGGCCGACACGAAGGCGTCCCCACGCTGGAAGG GATCATCCAGCAGCTGGTCAACGGCATCATCACGCCGGCCGCCAtccccagcctgggcctgggcccctg GGGCGTCCTGCACTCAAACCCCATGGACTACGCCTGGGGGGCCAACGGCCTGGACGCCATCATCACACAG CTCCTCAATCAGTTTGAAAACACGGGCCCCCCGCCCGCAGACAAGGAGAAAATCCAGGCCCTCCCCACCGTCCCTGTGACCGAGGAGCACGTCG GCTCCGGGCTGGAGTGCCCCGTGTGCAAGGACGACTACGGGCTGGGGGAGCGCGTGCGGCAGCTGCCCTGCAACCACCTCTTCCACGACGGCTGCATCGTGCCCTGGCTGGAGCAG CACGACAGCTGCCCCGTCTGCCGAAAAAGCCTCACGGGACAGAACACGGCCACCGACCCCCCGGGCCTGGCTGGGGtgagcttctcctcctcctcgtcctcctcctccagctcgcCCGGCAACGAGAACCCGGCCAGCAGCTCCTGA
- the RNF126 gene encoding E3 ubiquitin-protein ligase RNF126 isoform X1 — MAEASPQPGRYFCHCCSVEIVPRLPDYICPRCESGFIEELPEETRSAENGAAPSTAPADQSRQQPFENVDQPLFTLPQGYGHFAFGIFDDSFELPTFPPGAQADDGRDTESRREREQHSRHRYGARQPRARLTARRATGRHEGVPTLEGIIQQLVNGIITPAAIPSLGLGPWGVLHSNPMDYAWGANGLDAIITQLLNQFENTGPPPADKEKIQALPTVPVTEEHVGSGLECPVCKDDYGLGERVRQLPCNHLFHDGCIVPWLEQLARQREPGQQLLSAPAGPQGEPRAAGRVGGRRGPHTPCARGRRCRRARRGRGSEDPPRQAAEGARPPQGRARHRARAASPPVGH, encoded by the exons ATGGCCGAGGCGTCGCCGCAGCCCGGACGGTACTTCTGCCACTGCTGCTCGGTCGAGATCGTGCCGCGCCTGCCG GATTACATCTGCCCAAGATGCGAGTCTGGGTTTATCGAGGAGCTTCCAGAAGAGACCAG GAGTGCAGAGAACGGCGCGGCCCCCTCCACAGCCCCCGCGGACCAGAGCCGGCAGCAGCCGTTCGAG AACGTGGACCAGCCCCTGTTCACGCTGCCGCAGGGCTACGGGCACTTCGCGTTCGGCATCTTTGACGACAGCTTCGAGCTCCCCACGTTCCCCCCCGGGGCGCAGGCCGATGACGGCAGGGACACCGAGAGccggagggagagagagcagcaCTCCCGGCACCGGTACGGCGCCCGACAGCCCCGCGCCCGCCTCACCGCGCGGCGGGCCACCGGCCGACACGAAGGCGTCCCCACGCTGGAAGG GATCATCCAGCAGCTGGTCAACGGCATCATCACGCCGGCCGCCAtccccagcctgggcctgggcccctg GGGCGTCCTGCACTCAAACCCCATGGACTACGCCTGGGGGGCCAACGGCCTGGACGCCATCATCACACAG CTCCTCAATCAGTTTGAAAACACGGGCCCCCCGCCCGCAGACAAGGAGAAAATCCAGGCCCTCCCCACCGTCCCTGTGACCGAGGAGCACGTCG GCTCCGGGCTGGAGTGCCCCGTGTGCAAGGACGACTACGGGCTGGGGGAGCGCGTGCGGCAGCTGCCCTGCAACCACCTCTTCCACGACGGCTGCATCGTGCCCTGGCTGGAGCAG ctcgcCCGGCAACGAGAACCCGGCCAGCAGCTCCTGAGCGCCCCGGCCGGCCCCCAGGGCGAGCCCCGGGCCGCGGGTCGGGTCGGCGGGCGCCGCGGCCCCCACACCCCCTGCGCCCGCGGACGGCGGTGCCGCCGGGCCCGCCGCGGCAGGGGCTCGGAGGACCCGCCCCGCCAGGCAGCGGAGGGAGCCCGGCCTCCCCAGGGACGGGCCAGGCACCGGGCACGCGCCGCCTCCCCTCCCGTCGGTCACTGA
- the RNF126 gene encoding E3 ubiquitin-protein ligase RNF126 isoform X2, with product MAEASPQPGRYFCHCCSVEIVPRLPDYICPRCESGFIEELPEETRSAENGAAPSTAPADQSRQQPFEGYGHFAFGIFDDSFELPTFPPGAQADDGRDTESRREREQHSRHRYGARQPRARLTARRATGRHEGVPTLEGIIQQLVNGIITPAAIPSLGLGPWGVLHSNPMDYAWGANGLDAIITQLLNQFENTGPPPADKEKIQALPTVPVTEEHVGSGLECPVCKDDYGLGERVRQLPCNHLFHDGCIVPWLEQLARQREPGQQLLSAPAGPQGEPRAAGRVGGRRGPHTPCARGRRCRRARRGRGSEDPPRQAAEGARPPQGRARHRARAASPPVGH from the exons ATGGCCGAGGCGTCGCCGCAGCCCGGACGGTACTTCTGCCACTGCTGCTCGGTCGAGATCGTGCCGCGCCTGCCG GATTACATCTGCCCAAGATGCGAGTCTGGGTTTATCGAGGAGCTTCCAGAAGAGACCAG GAGTGCAGAGAACGGCGCGGCCCCCTCCACAGCCCCCGCGGACCAGAGCCGGCAGCAGCCGTTCGAG GGCTACGGGCACTTCGCGTTCGGCATCTTTGACGACAGCTTCGAGCTCCCCACGTTCCCCCCCGGGGCGCAGGCCGATGACGGCAGGGACACCGAGAGccggagggagagagagcagcaCTCCCGGCACCGGTACGGCGCCCGACAGCCCCGCGCCCGCCTCACCGCGCGGCGGGCCACCGGCCGACACGAAGGCGTCCCCACGCTGGAAGG GATCATCCAGCAGCTGGTCAACGGCATCATCACGCCGGCCGCCAtccccagcctgggcctgggcccctg GGGCGTCCTGCACTCAAACCCCATGGACTACGCCTGGGGGGCCAACGGCCTGGACGCCATCATCACACAG CTCCTCAATCAGTTTGAAAACACGGGCCCCCCGCCCGCAGACAAGGAGAAAATCCAGGCCCTCCCCACCGTCCCTGTGACCGAGGAGCACGTCG GCTCCGGGCTGGAGTGCCCCGTGTGCAAGGACGACTACGGGCTGGGGGAGCGCGTGCGGCAGCTGCCCTGCAACCACCTCTTCCACGACGGCTGCATCGTGCCCTGGCTGGAGCAG ctcgcCCGGCAACGAGAACCCGGCCAGCAGCTCCTGAGCGCCCCGGCCGGCCCCCAGGGCGAGCCCCGGGCCGCGGGTCGGGTCGGCGGGCGCCGCGGCCCCCACACCCCCTGCGCCCGCGGACGGCGGTGCCGCCGGGCCCGCCGCGGCAGGGGCTCGGAGGACCCGCCCCGCCAGGCAGCGGAGGGAGCCCGGCCTCCCCAGGGACGGGCCAGGCACCGGGCACGCGCCGCCTCCCCTCCCGTCGGTCACTGA